From the Candidatus Saccharibacteria bacterium genome, the window GAAATCATCGAACAGCTACCAGATGTCACGCATATTTTTGTGCCCGTGGGGGGCGGAGGACTGATAGCCGGTATTGCTCACTACGTGAAAGCTGTTCGCCCAGATGTACAAATAGTAGGAATAGAACCAGTCGATAGTGCCGCCATGACGAAAAGTTTGGCAAGAGGCGAGCGCGTAGTCCTCAAACACGTCGGTATATTCGCCGATGGTGTTGCCGTGAAGCAAGTCGGGGAGCACACATTTGCCGCAGCGCAGCGGCTAGTGGACGACTGCATAACCGTTAGTACAGACCAAATCTGTGCGGCCATAAACGATGCGTTTGACGCAACGCGCACCATTCTGGAACCGTCTGGGGCACTCGCGCTTGCAGGTATAAAAAAGTATGACCTCCCCAAAGACGCACACGCTGTAGCAATTTGCAGCGGTGCAAACGTAAGTTTTGAGCGGTTACAGCAAATTGCCGAACGCATGCTCATTGGCTCTGGACGTGAAGCCCTGGTAGCAGTGACATTGCCTGAACGCCCTGGCGCATTTCTAGAGTTTTGTGACCGAATCGTTGGCAAGCGCAGCATTACGGAATTTTCTTACCGGTTTCGTTCGCGCGCTGTTGCCCATGTGCTTGCCGGTATATCGGTAAAAGACGCCAGCGACAAGGCTGAACTGCTCGCGCTCATGTCAAAGCACGGCTTCGACCACGTAGACTTATCCGATGACGACATCGCCAAAGAACACGTACGACATATGATAGGCGGCCCCGGTCCCGCAAAAGAACTGCGCTACCACGTAGAGTTTCCGGAACGACCCGGGGCGCTCGGTGAGTTTTTGCACACTGTGGGTACGAAATGGAACGTATCACTCTTTCACTACCGTTCGAGCGCAAGTGACATTGGCCGCGTACTTATCGGCTTTGAAGCAACCGACCGAAGTGAGCTCGAAGCAAAACTTGCTGCGACCGGCTTTACCTTTTCGCGGGCTAACGCCAACCCTGCGCTCACCATTTTTGGATAAACTACAAGCTCCAAATAACAAATAATACCTAAATTCTAAGCACGAATCTCGAAACAATATCGAAATTTCAAATTCAAAATGGGTGGCACTGCCGGCTGAAACCTGGGATGCTTTTTTGTTTTGAATTTATTCTTCACGAATTTCGCACCAGCCAAGTGCGTGTTCTTTTGAATATTCGAATTTGTTTAGAATTTAGAATTTAGATATTAGGATTTGTTTGTCGTTTGTCATTTGGAATTTCGAGTTTGGTATGGTAACAAATGTGTGACACCGCGTATACTGGTGTGGTAGCACGTTATGAGGGAGACTAGTGCAATGCGTGGACTTATTATCGATACAGCAAATCAAACATGGGATGAATCTCGCGGCTTTAGCCTGGCCGAACTTGAACGGCCAACGCTCAACGAAGCAGCCGACCCTGACGACGCCAGCTCCGTCATTGTCCGGGTGAAATACGCTGGCGTATGTGGCAGTGACCGCGGCCTCTGGTACCGCAATGCCTTTAAGGACCAGTTCTTAAAGGCGCTTGACAGGGATAGTATAAAAAGCCGTGTGGTCGGGCATGAATTTGTGGGCGAAGTGGTAGAAGCCGGCTCAAAGGTGAATTCACTTTACTGGGACCCAGACCCCAAAAACGTTGCCAAGATAGAGATTGGTAGCCTCGTTTCGGGTGACAGCCACGTCACGTGCGGTCGTTGCTATCAGTGCCGAATTGGTCAGGCAAATGTGTGTATGAACGAAGCAATCTTGGGTATAACTATAGACGGAATTTTTGCCGAATACGTAAAGCTACCCGCCAAAAACCTCTGGGCCATAGACAAAAACCGCATTCGCCCCGAAGTTGCTGCCATTATGGACCCCTTTGGTAACGCTATTCACGCCCTCACAAAAGTTGATGTGCGCGGACAGCGTGTTGCTATATTTGGCGCGGGACCAATCGGACTCTTTAGCATACTAATAGCCCAAAAATTTGGTGCCGCCAAAGTCATTGCAGTCGATGTCAGCGACGCAAACCTCGAGCTTGCAAAACAGTGCGGCGCCGACGAAACCATTCTCATCGAGAAATCTGAAAAAACAAACGCTTGGGAACATGACGCCAGCGTTGTTGAGCGAATTCGAGAACTCACCTACGGAAAAGGTGTTGACGTAAGCATGGAAATGGCTGGTCCTGCCAGCAGCGTCAATAACGCCATTGATAGCACTCGCCGCGGCGGCCACGTTGTACTGTTCGGCGTGAAAGACGGCGACCTTGTAATACCGCAGTTCCCACGGCTGATTGTTGCTGGGCTGACGCTACACTGCATCATCGGACGGGAAATCTTCAACACCTGGCAACTGTCGCAGCGCGTTCTCGCACAGACCAGCAATGGCGTACAGGACAAGGTGTGGAATGTCATTCTTAAGGGCGGGCAAGACACCATGCTAAACCTGAGTGAATTTGACCCCGCGGTCTTCGAACAAAAAATGAACGAACACCCGAAACTCATCTTTAATATGGAGGCATAATGAATAAATTACCCCGTCACCATTATCCTGTCACATTGCATTCACCTTTTACCATTAGCGATGAAAGAACTAATCATTACAAGATAGTGAATAATGGTATGTGACACGTCACAGGATAAAGGCTAATCAGAAAGGATTTTACTCATGTACACGTCGCTCAAACCCATCCTCGACACCGAATTGCAAAGCATAAAAGACCAATCGCTCTGGAAAGAAGAGCGCGTTATTATGAGTCCGCAAGGCCGCGAAATCACGGTTGACGGCAAAAAGCTGCTGAACTTCTGCGCAAACAACTACCTTGGCTTTTCCGGAACAGATGGCGTGCGAGAAGCGTCTGACGCCGCCCTGGCGCGCTGGGGGTTTGGCCAAGCCAGCGTCCGCTTCATTTGCGGTACTCAGGGTATACACAAGGAACTCGAAGCCGCCACGGCCGAGTTTGTCCGCATGGATGATGCTATCCTCTACTCATCGTGCTTTATGGCAAATGTGGGGCTCTTCCAAACCTTTTTCGGCCCCGAAGACGCTATCATTAGCGACGAGCTCAACCACGCCAGTATCATTGACGCCGTACGGCTCACCAAGTCCGAGCGCCTCATTTATACCCACATGGACATGGCCGACCTTGAGGCCAAGCTCCAGAGTGTCAAAGACAAACGCCTCAAAGTTATCGCTACCGACGGCGTGTTTTCTATGGACGGTCACATTGCTCCGCTGAAGGACATTTGCGACCTAGCAGACAAGTACAGCGCCCTTGTTATGGTGGACGACGCGCATGCCACCGGAGTTTTAGGTGCAACCGGCCGGGGCACGCCAGAGTTCACCGGTACCGAAGGGCGCATAGACTTCCTGACCGGCACCTACGGCAAGGCGCTCGGCGGCGCTGGCGGTGCTTTCATTGCCAGTCACCAAGAGGTTGTTGACTACCTTCGCCAACGCTCTCGCACCTACCTCTTTAGTAATGCCATGGAAGTCGGCACTTGCGGCGCCTCGCTGTACACCCTTGATTACATTCAAAAGCACCCTGAGCTTGTCAAAAAACTGAAAGACAATACGGCGCTGTTCCGGACCCTTATGAGCGAGGCGGGCTTCAACGTGGCTGGCGGCGAACACCCCATTACGCCTATTATGTTTGCCGAGGAAAAAGACGCCGTAGAAACCGCACGCAAGCTCTTCGAAGAAGGCATTTACGTGGTGGGCTTTAGCTTCCCGGTTGTACCAAAGGGCAAAGCTCGCATTCGCGTGCAGATTAGCGCTGCTCACACCGAAGACGACATTCGCCTGCTCGTTGAGAAGTTTGTCAAAGTAACAAAGAAGTAGCCATGAGTAGAGAACTATTTGGCACCGATGGCGTCCGTGGCCTCGCAAACGAGTATCCGCTCGACGATGCCGGCTCGCAAGCAATCGGCCGCGCCGTAGGCACCTATTTTGCCAAAGCCGGGCAGCAGATTGTCATCGCCTGTGACACACGCGAATCGTCTGAGCGAATCGTAAGGCAGGTTGCCAAAGGGCTTCAGGGAGTTGGCGTACGAGTGGTGTTTATGGGCGTGCTACCAACCCCAGGTCTCGCCTATATCACCGCGCAGCACGACAATTTTGTCGCTGGCGTGATGATTACCGCTAGTCATAATCCGTACGAGTTTAATGGTGTTAAAGTATTTGGACCGGACGGAGGGAAGCTCCCAGACGATACCGAAGAGAAGGTCAGCCACGACATAGCACATGGCGTCCCCGACCGCAGTGGCGGGAGTTATGAGACGAGGCCAGAGCTTGTCCAGGAGTACGAAGATTTTCTAGTGGCATCGGCAGGAGGCGCGTCGTTTTCAGATATGCATCTGGTGGTCGACGCGGCGCACGGTGCCGCCTTCCGCGTAGCCGCGCGGGTATTTGAACGACTTGGCGCACGCGTCACCCCGCTCGCAGTTTCACCTGACGGACGGAATATCAATGCCGCCTCTGGTGCCACTGACCCCAGCGCTGCGCAACAACTGGTGGTTTCCGGCCAGGCCGACCTCGGCATTGCACTCGACGGTGATGCCGACCGACTAATTCTGATAGACCACCTTGGCCGAGTATTTGACGGTGACCATATTTTGTACTTGCTTGCGGTTGGCCTTGAAAAAACCACGGTAGTTGCGACGGTCATGTCAAACCTTGGCACCGAACAAGCGCTGGCAGCCCATAGCATAGCCATGGTACGAACGGCGGTTGGCGATAGATACGTACTAGAATATATGGTCGAACATGGCGACACACTAGGGGGCGAACAATCCGGTCATATCATTATGACCGACCTCAGCACTACTGGCGACGGGCTGCTGGCAGCGGTGCAGGTTCTGTGTGTTCTCAAAAACTCCGGCAAATCTCTCGCAGCTTGGAACGAAGAGGTGGAAACAGTGCCCCAAGCACTGGTAAATTTCCGCATAGAAGACAAAATGAGGTTAAACATCCAAGAGGTGCAAGACTACATCCGGGTGAAATCAGCCGAACTCGGCAGCGCCGGTCGCATCCTCGTCCGTCCCAGCGGCACTGAACCACTCGCTCGCGTCATGGTAGAAGCGCCAAATGCCAACGACCTTGCTCAAGAAATGGCAACCCACATAGCGGAGCTCGTCCAGTGAAACCATTCCCAACCCAACTTGCAACGACTCCTGTTGCTCTCGGCCCAAACGATACAGAAGGGTCAACAGCGGCAGCTCTCCAAACCCTGGCCGAAAAAGGTTTTTACGTCCAACTTGGCATAACAGCCGCAGACGTGACTGCCTTGCAGGCGCTTTCTCACCAAACATCAATTCTGAAATACTGCCCGCGCGATTGCACCGAGCGCTTCAAAGATGAACCAACCGTACGTCACTGGCTGCTGAAGGAACGGCTGGTGTTTCTACTGAAAGAAAAGTCTACCGAACGGCTCGCAGGCGTTGCTTGGACCGGCCCTGGCACATCACCGCATGTACCTGACGGTAAACTCACCGGCGGCTTACGGCTCAGTGAAACGTTTCAGGGGCTAGGGCTAGCGACACCATTTCTTAAGGTAGTGCTTGAGCACACAAAAAACGAGTATTCTCGTGAGCTCCTCTGGTTTGAGTGCTGGGCGAGTAATGCTGGTGCAGTTCACGTCTACCAAAAACTCGGCTTTAACATAGTCGAAACAGAGTCGGCAAGCCGCCCAACCCCTACAGGAGCTAGCGAACCCGATACACGTACCTATATGGTGCTTGCATAATTTGAAATTGACATGGTATAATTACCTCTGTTACCAAAGACAGTGACTGCTCAGGAACAAATGGGCTTAATTTGTCACCGAGGCGACGAAATCATTTTATTTCGTTCATAAACGCTTTTGGTATACAAGAGCGTTTTCTTTATGTAACAAGAACATCAACCTGGTCGATGTTGAAGTTCTCCCTATAAAAACTAATGCTCAACCCGGGTAAGGGAAAAGAGCAGCCAGAGCGAAAACCGTGCTTTTCGCCCTGCGCGATGAGAAAAACCGTGAGGTTTGTCTCTATTACCAGGAAATGAATGGCACTAAGTAAAACCCAAAAAGATGACGTGGTCGCAGAAGTTGCTGACCTACTGAAATCTGCCAAAATGACCGTGGTTGCCAAATACCAGGGCACAACCGTGAAGGCGCTCCAGCAGCTCCGCCGCGATGCCCGTGGCAATGGCACCCGCGTAAAAGTGGTTAAAAACCGCCTCGTCATTAAGGCATTGCAGCAAAACGACTCACTGAAAGATGTCAGCACCAGCGATTTACAAGGTATGCTGCTGTACGCTTTCAACAGTGAAGACGAAGTAGCTCCCGCCCAAGCACTGAAAGAATTTGCCAAAGCAAACCCTACCATAGAGTTTGTTGGCGCTTTTAGTGCAGACGGCACCTACATGGACGCCGCTCAGGTGAAA encodes:
- a CDS encoding alcohol dehydrogenase catalytic domain-containing protein, translating into MRGLIIDTANQTWDESRGFSLAELERPTLNEAADPDDASSVIVRVKYAGVCGSDRGLWYRNAFKDQFLKALDRDSIKSRVVGHEFVGEVVEAGSKVNSLYWDPDPKNVAKIEIGSLVSGDSHVTCGRCYQCRIGQANVCMNEAILGITIDGIFAEYVKLPAKNLWAIDKNRIRPEVAAIMDPFGNAIHALTKVDVRGQRVAIFGAGPIGLFSILIAQKFGAAKVIAVDVSDANLELAKQCGADETILIEKSEKTNAWEHDASVVERIRELTYGKGVDVSMEMAGPASSVNNAIDSTRRGGHVVLFGVKDGDLVIPQFPRLIVAGLTLHCIIGREIFNTWQLSQRVLAQTSNGVQDKVWNVILKGGQDTMLNLSEFDPAVFEQKMNEHPKLIFNMEA
- a CDS encoding glycine C-acetyltransferase — its product is MYTSLKPILDTELQSIKDQSLWKEERVIMSPQGREITVDGKKLLNFCANNYLGFSGTDGVREASDAALARWGFGQASVRFICGTQGIHKELEAATAEFVRMDDAILYSSCFMANVGLFQTFFGPEDAIISDELNHASIIDAVRLTKSERLIYTHMDMADLEAKLQSVKDKRLKVIATDGVFSMDGHIAPLKDICDLADKYSALVMVDDAHATGVLGATGRGTPEFTGTEGRIDFLTGTYGKALGGAGGAFIASHQEVVDYLRQRSRTYLFSNAMEVGTCGASLYTLDYIQKHPELVKKLKDNTALFRTLMSEAGFNVAGGEHPITPIMFAEEKDAVETARKLFEEGIYVVGFSFPVVPKGKARIRVQISAAHTEDDIRLLVEKFVKVTKK
- the ilvA gene encoding threonine ammonia-lyase, biosynthetic, giving the protein MNDIVREVLTSRVYDVARKTPLEKAAKLSAKLNTNVYLKREDMQPVHSFKLRGAYNKMCRLTDAEKKHGVIAASAGNHAQGVALAAKKLGLSALIVMPRTTPSIKVEAVKHYGAEVMLTGDNYTEAAEVCAALSRKTKRTFIHPFDDLLVIAGQGTIGQEIIEQLPDVTHIFVPVGGGGLIAGIAHYVKAVRPDVQIVGIEPVDSAAMTKSLARGERVVLKHVGIFADGVAVKQVGEHTFAAAQRLVDDCITVSTDQICAAINDAFDATRTILEPSGALALAGIKKYDLPKDAHAVAICSGANVSFERLQQIAERMLIGSGREALVAVTLPERPGAFLEFCDRIVGKRSITEFSYRFRSRAVAHVLAGISVKDASDKAELLALMSKHGFDHVDLSDDDIAKEHVRHMIGGPGPAKELRYHVEFPERPGALGEFLHTVGTKWNVSLFHYRSSASDIGRVLIGFEATDRSELEAKLAATGFTFSRANANPALTIFG
- a CDS encoding GNAT family N-acetyltransferase is translated as MKPFPTQLATTPVALGPNDTEGSTAAALQTLAEKGFYVQLGITAADVTALQALSHQTSILKYCPRDCTERFKDEPTVRHWLLKERLVFLLKEKSTERLAGVAWTGPGTSPHVPDGKLTGGLRLSETFQGLGLATPFLKVVLEHTKNEYSRELLWFECWASNAGAVHVYQKLGFNIVETESASRPTPTGASEPDTRTYMVLA
- a CDS encoding 50S ribosomal protein L10, with the translated sequence MALSKTQKDDVVAEVADLLKSAKMTVVAKYQGTTVKALQQLRRDARGNGTRVKVVKNRLVIKALQQNDSLKDVSTSDLQGMLLYAFNSEDEVAPAQALKEFAKANPTIEFVGAFSADGTYMDAAQVKTLADLPSKETLIGQVVETLLSPVNDVTNALSGNLHALLDGVRDKAAA
- the glmM gene encoding phosphoglucosamine mutase; its protein translation is MSRELFGTDGVRGLANEYPLDDAGSQAIGRAVGTYFAKAGQQIVIACDTRESSERIVRQVAKGLQGVGVRVVFMGVLPTPGLAYITAQHDNFVAGVMITASHNPYEFNGVKVFGPDGGKLPDDTEEKVSHDIAHGVPDRSGGSYETRPELVQEYEDFLVASAGGASFSDMHLVVDAAHGAAFRVAARVFERLGARVTPLAVSPDGRNINAASGATDPSAAQQLVVSGQADLGIALDGDADRLILIDHLGRVFDGDHILYLLAVGLEKTTVVATVMSNLGTEQALAAHSIAMVRTAVGDRYVLEYMVEHGDTLGGEQSGHIIMTDLSTTGDGLLAAVQVLCVLKNSGKSLAAWNEEVETVPQALVNFRIEDKMRLNIQEVQDYIRVKSAELGSAGRILVRPSGTEPLARVMVEAPNANDLAQEMATHIAELVQ